The Rhodoferax sediminis genome has a segment encoding these proteins:
- a CDS encoding efflux RND transporter permease subunit: MTAPSVMGIAGRLAARFQNAKITPLLALVALLLGFFAVLVTPREEEPQINVTMANVLIPFPGAAVTDVEQMVAAPAEQVLSQMVGVEHVMSVSQPGLAVLTVQFKVGVPRTEALVRLYDTINSNADWLPKGLGVLDPIIKPKGIDDVPIVTLTLFSKNPATGAFDLERVAHSIESDLKRVPGTREVTTVGGPGRAVLVEMDPARMTGAGVTVPDLRQALQSANPGLPIGDLITGNRAVAIDAGPFLRQASEVADLVVGVHGGKPVFLRDVASVRDGPLPPNRYVWYGSAAKDGKAAAEYPAVTIAITKKAGENAIDVADALMRRVEVLRNTVIPADVTVAETRNYGATANDKAEKLIHKLLFVTALVVALVFVALGWREAAIVGSAVVLTLTVTLFASWAWGFTLNRVSLFALIFSIGILVDDAIVVVENIHRHQQQCPGTPLAEIIPGAVDEVGGPTILATLTVIAALLPMAFVSGLMGPYMSPIPINASMGMALSLAIAFTVTPWLARLWLKPTPPAPAQGEGSRTVAMHAAGQGLAARLGPLFDRLFRPLLDDARGSRHRRRLALGIALLIVASLALPATKLVLLKMLPFDNKSEFQVIVDMPAGTPVEQTAAVLHELGAYLATVPEVTDYQAYAGTAAPINFNGLVRQYYLRSGGNVGDLQVNLLDKQLRKEQSHEIATRVRAALQKIGRQFGANVKVVEVPPGPPVLSPIVAEIYGADAGGRREVAKAVRAVFEKTPGLVDVDDSSIAVAPRTLLLVERRKAAVLGVPQQAIVATLHAGLSGEAATYLHDQSKYPAAAMLELPPDRQGDLNTLLQLSVRGASGQLVPIRELVTVTDTAREQPVYHKDLLPVNYVVGDMAGKVDSPLYGVFAMRRELAKIVTPGGGRLVEYFIHQPQDAYRDYALKWDGESQITYETFRDMGAAYAVGLILIYLLVVAQFGSYLTPLIIMAPIPLTLIGVMPGHALLGAQFTATSMIGMIALAGIIVRNSILLVDFINLQVREGVPFKRAVVHSATVRAQPILLTGLAAMLGAFFILDDPIFNGLAISLIFGILVSTVLTLVVIPTLYYAAYHRVFQPTSPAPGDSPTPPQGVSS; the protein is encoded by the coding sequence ATGACCGCGCCATCCGTCATGGGTATCGCCGGCCGCCTTGCCGCACGTTTCCAGAACGCGAAGATCACGCCGCTGCTGGCGCTGGTGGCGTTGCTGCTCGGCTTTTTTGCCGTGCTGGTGACGCCGCGCGAGGAAGAGCCCCAAATCAACGTGACCATGGCCAATGTGTTGATTCCATTTCCGGGCGCGGCGGTGACCGATGTGGAGCAGATGGTGGCGGCGCCGGCCGAACAGGTCTTGTCCCAGATGGTGGGCGTTGAGCATGTGATGTCGGTGTCGCAGCCGGGCCTGGCGGTGCTCACCGTGCAATTCAAGGTCGGGGTGCCGCGCACCGAGGCGCTGGTGCGTCTTTACGACACCATCAATTCGAATGCGGACTGGCTGCCCAAGGGACTGGGTGTGCTCGATCCGATCATCAAGCCCAAGGGCATCGACGATGTGCCCATCGTCACCCTCACGCTGTTCAGCAAAAACCCCGCCACTGGCGCCTTCGACCTGGAGCGTGTGGCGCACAGCATTGAGTCGGACCTCAAACGTGTGCCGGGCACGCGCGAGGTGACGACCGTGGGCGGACCGGGGCGCGCGGTGCTGGTCGAGATGGATCCGGCGCGCATGACGGGCGCCGGCGTCACGGTACCCGACCTGCGTCAGGCACTGCAGTCGGCCAACCCCGGGTTGCCGATCGGGGATCTGATCACTGGCAACCGTGCGGTCGCCATCGACGCGGGCCCATTCCTGCGCCAGGCCAGCGAGGTGGCAGATCTGGTGGTTGGCGTGCACGGCGGTAAACCCGTGTTTCTGCGTGACGTGGCCAGCGTGCGCGACGGACCCTTGCCGCCGAATCGCTACGTCTGGTATGGCTCGGCCGCCAAAGACGGGAAAGCGGCGGCCGAATATCCAGCGGTCACGATAGCGATCACCAAAAAGGCGGGAGAAAACGCCATCGACGTGGCCGATGCGTTGATGCGCCGTGTCGAGGTCCTGCGCAACACGGTGATTCCGGCGGACGTGACCGTGGCCGAGACGCGCAACTATGGTGCCACGGCGAACGACAAGGCTGAAAAACTCATTCACAAGCTGCTGTTCGTGACCGCGCTGGTCGTGGCGCTGGTCTTCGTCGCGCTGGGCTGGCGTGAAGCGGCCATCGTCGGCAGCGCTGTGGTTCTGACACTGACGGTGACGCTGTTTGCCTCCTGGGCCTGGGGCTTCACGCTGAATCGGGTCTCGCTGTTCGCCCTGATCTTCTCGATCGGCATTCTGGTCGATGACGCCATCGTGGTGGTCGAAAACATTCACCGGCATCAGCAACAGTGCCCTGGAACGCCGCTCGCCGAGATCATCCCCGGCGCGGTCGATGAAGTCGGCGGTCCCACCATTCTCGCCACGCTGACGGTGATTGCCGCGCTGCTGCCGATGGCCTTCGTGTCCGGCCTGATGGGCCCCTACATGAGTCCGATCCCGATCAACGCCAGCATGGGCATGGCGCTGTCGCTGGCGATTGCCTTTACCGTCACGCCCTGGCTCGCGCGGCTGTGGCTGAAACCCACGCCGCCAGCCCCCGCGCAGGGTGAAGGGAGCCGCACTGTCGCCATGCATGCGGCCGGACAGGGCCTTGCAGCCCGGCTTGGCCCGCTGTTCGATCGGCTGTTCCGGCCCTTGCTCGACGACGCGCGCGGCTCGCGCCATCGACGCCGGCTTGCACTGGGCATTGCGCTGCTCATCGTGGCCTCGCTGGCGCTGCCCGCCACCAAACTGGTGCTGCTCAAGATGCTGCCTTTCGACAACAAGTCCGAGTTCCAGGTCATTGTGGACATGCCGGCTGGCACGCCGGTCGAGCAGACCGCGGCCGTACTGCACGAGCTGGGTGCCTACCTGGCCACGGTGCCCGAGGTGACCGACTACCAGGCCTACGCCGGCACCGCCGCACCGATCAATTTCAACGGTCTTGTGCGCCAATACTATCTGCGCAGCGGCGGCAACGTCGGGGACTTGCAGGTGAACCTGCTCGACAAGCAGTTGCGCAAGGAGCAAAGCCACGAGATAGCCACCCGCGTGCGTGCGGCGCTGCAGAAGATTGGACGGCAGTTTGGCGCCAACGTGAAGGTGGTTGAAGTCCCGCCGGGACCGCCGGTGCTCTCGCCGATCGTGGCCGAAATCTACGGGGCCGATGCCGGGGGCCGGCGCGAAGTCGCGAAGGCTGTGCGCGCCGTATTCGAGAAAACACCGGGGCTGGTTGATGTGGACGACAGCAGCATCGCGGTGGCCCCCAGGACGCTGCTGTTGGTGGAGCGCAGAAAAGCGGCGGTGCTGGGTGTGCCGCAGCAGGCGATCGTGGCCACGCTGCACGCCGGCCTGAGCGGCGAGGCAGCGACGTACCTGCACGACCAAAGCAAGTACCCGGCCGCCGCGATGCTCGAATTGCCCCCCGATCGCCAGGGCGACCTGAACACACTGCTGCAGCTCTCGGTACGCGGCGCCTCGGGCCAGCTGGTGCCGATCCGCGAGCTTGTCACGGTCACCGACACGGCGCGTGAACAGCCCGTTTATCACAAGGACCTGCTGCCCGTGAACTACGTTGTCGGCGACATGGCCGGCAAGGTCGACAGCCCCCTGTACGGTGTGTTTGCGATGCGCCGTGAACTGGCGAAAATCGTGACCCCGGGTGGTGGCCGGCTCGTCGAATATTTCATTCACCAGCCGCAAGACGCGTATCGCGACTACGCCCTCAAATGGGACGGCGAATCGCAAATCACCTACGAGACATTTCGCGACATGGGCGCGGCCTATGCCGTCGGGCTGATTCTGATCTATCTGCTGGTGGTGGCGCAGTTCGGCTCGTACCTGACGCCGCTGATCATCATGGCGCCGATTCCCCTGACGCTCATCGGCGTGATGCCCGGCCACGCCCTGCTCGGCGCGCAGTTCACCGCGACCAGCATGATCGGCATGATTGCACTGGCCGGCATCATTGTGCGCAACTCGATCCTGCTGGTCGATTTCATCAATTTGCAAGTGCGCGAGGGCGTACCTTTCAAACGAGCCGTGGTGCATTCCGCCACCGTGCGGGCGCAACCGATTTTGCTGACCGGGTTGGCCGCCATGCTCGGCGCCTTCTTCATCCTCGATGACCCGATCTTCAACGGGCTGGCAATCTCGCTGATCTTTGGCATCCTGGTCTCCACCGTGCTCACGCTGGTGGTGATCCCGACACTGTACTACGCGGCTTATCACCGCGTCTTTCAGCCAACCTCGCCAGCCCCTGGCGATTCCCCCACCCCACCTCAAGGAGTTTCATCATGA
- a CDS encoding YgaP family membrane protein encodes MTSWQLVRLFAGAFILLSLALGIPGSPIFVSQWWLAFTAFVGANLLQSAFTKWCMLEMILRKLGATSGN; translated from the coding sequence ATGACCTCATGGCAACTTGTGCGCCTGTTTGCGGGCGCATTTATTCTGCTTTCCCTCGCGCTGGGCATTCCAGGCAGCCCGATCTTTGTGAGTCAGTGGTGGCTTGCATTCACCGCGTTCGTGGGAGCCAACCTGCTGCAAAGCGCCTTCACGAAGTGGTGCATGCTCGAGATGATCCTGCGCAAGCTGGGCGCAACGTCCGGCAATTGA
- a CDS encoding TolC family outer membrane protein — protein MKPLNALAAAAMTIVMAGAPLAARATDLLDVWHAASVHDPDVAIAQSAREAGEARRAQASALWRPTVTLSGNVARTSANTSTAGANFSAPAFGQSNGVAFNTSINDGNASGWTLEARQPLISRERQAQSQQLDISADAADLEWQSSRQDLMLHTVQRYFDVILAQRKLDLLTRQHSAVERAWAQAKDRFAIGDAPVTDTYEASARAESLRAQVLAADNELQLARTALSDATGLVSPSLQMLSPGGSAVPGALPPLAHWLALAADSNPQLRLQLAKAQAAREETVKLSAAASAKLDLVAQAGEQRLRGSGDFGPASNTTRQAMIGVQLTVPLYTGGYRSARQAEALHLEDKALAEVDRTRQQISQQTRAAWLGLQAGSARISALTESLKASQSRLDATQLGRQVGDRTTLDLLNAESDASNAELALLQARVDLLLNQLRLQALAGQLDEARLEAVNTLLQR, from the coding sequence ATGAAGCCGCTCAACGCACTGGCCGCTGCCGCCATGACCATCGTCATGGCCGGCGCGCCGCTGGCGGCCCGGGCCACCGATCTGCTCGATGTCTGGCATGCCGCCAGTGTGCATGATCCGGACGTCGCCATCGCGCAGTCTGCGCGCGAGGCCGGCGAAGCGCGCCGCGCACAGGCCTCGGCCTTGTGGCGGCCAACGGTGACCCTCAGTGGCAACGTGGCCCGCACGAGTGCAAACACCAGCACGGCGGGCGCCAACTTTTCCGCACCCGCCTTCGGCCAGTCCAACGGCGTGGCCTTCAACACCTCGATCAACGACGGCAACGCCAGCGGCTGGACACTCGAGGCCCGCCAGCCGCTGATCAGCCGCGAGCGACAGGCCCAGTCGCAACAACTGGATATCTCGGCGGATGCCGCCGATCTGGAGTGGCAGTCGAGCCGACAGGACTTGATGTTGCACACGGTACAACGCTATTTCGATGTGATCCTGGCACAGCGCAAACTGGATCTCCTGACGCGGCAGCACAGCGCGGTCGAGAGGGCGTGGGCGCAGGCAAAGGACCGTTTCGCGATAGGCGATGCGCCAGTCACGGACACCTACGAAGCATCGGCCCGTGCCGAAAGTCTGCGCGCGCAGGTGCTCGCCGCCGACAACGAACTTCAGCTCGCACGGACGGCGCTGTCCGATGCCACCGGCCTGGTGTCTCCGTCGCTTCAGATGCTGTCTCCCGGTGGCAGCGCCGTGCCCGGAGCATTGCCACCGCTGGCCCACTGGCTGGCACTGGCGGCGGACAGCAACCCCCAGCTGCGCCTGCAGTTGGCCAAGGCTCAGGCCGCCCGGGAGGAGACCGTCAAACTCAGCGCCGCCGCCTCAGCGAAGCTGGACCTTGTGGCGCAGGCTGGGGAGCAACGCCTGCGCGGCAGCGGCGACTTTGGCCCGGCCAGCAACACCACCCGCCAGGCGATGATCGGTGTGCAGTTGACCGTCCCGCTTTACACCGGCGGCTATCGCAGCGCGCGCCAGGCGGAAGCGCTGCACCTGGAGGACAAGGCGCTGGCCGAAGTGGACCGGACACGTCAGCAGATCAGCCAGCAAACACGGGCGGCCTGGCTCGGGCTGCAGGCGGGCAGTGCACGTATCAGCGCGCTGACTGAGTCACTCAAGGCGAGCCAGTCCCGGCTGGACGCGACACAACTCGGCCGTCAGGTCGGTGACCGCACCACGCTGGATCTGCTGAACGCCGAAAGCGACGCGAGCAATGCGGAGCTGGCGCTGCTGCAGGCCAGGGTGGACCTGCTGCTGAACCAGTTGCGCTTGCAGGCGCTGGCCGGTCAGCTCGATGAGGCCCGACTCGAGGCAGTGAACACCCTGCTGCAGCGCTGA
- a CDS encoding NAD(P)/FAD-dependent oxidoreductase — protein MAHIIILGAGTGGMPAAYELREKLAKTHRITVVNAVDYFQFVPSNPWLAVGWRERENITFPIKPYLEKKGIDFVAQAVTRIDAAGSTLELQDGSSLAYDYLVITTGPKLSFDEVPGSGPDGHTHSICNVDHAGQTWTDYQAFLNNPGPVIVGAMPGASCFGPAYEFAFILNRDLRRRKLRNKVPLTFVTSEPYIGHMGLGGVGDSKSMLESEFRSNDIKWITNAKVTKVEAGKMFVTEVDDSGNVKKEHELPFKFSMMLPAFKGVDPVAAVEGLCNPRGFVLIDEFQRSRKYTNIFSAGVCVAIPPVEVTPVATGAPKTGYMIETMVGAIVHNISADLAGQPATTKASWNAVCLADMGDTGAAFVALPQIPPRNVNWFKKGKWVHVAKIAFEKYFLYKMKNGSSEPIYEKYMLKALGIERLEK, from the coding sequence ATGGCTCATATCATCATCCTGGGCGCCGGCACCGGCGGCATGCCCGCAGCGTATGAATTGCGTGAGAAACTCGCAAAGACGCACCGCATCACCGTGGTCAACGCGGTGGACTATTTCCAGTTTGTGCCCTCCAATCCCTGGCTCGCGGTGGGCTGGCGTGAACGCGAGAACATCACCTTTCCGATCAAGCCCTACCTCGAGAAAAAGGGAATCGACTTTGTGGCGCAAGCGGTCACGCGCATTGATGCGGCCGGCAGCACGCTGGAGCTGCAGGACGGCAGCAGCCTCGCCTACGATTATCTGGTGATCACCACCGGTCCCAAGCTCTCATTTGACGAGGTGCCGGGCTCAGGTCCGGATGGCCACACGCATTCCATCTGCAACGTGGACCATGCCGGGCAGACCTGGACCGACTATCAAGCGTTCCTGAACAATCCCGGCCCGGTCATCGTCGGAGCCATGCCGGGTGCATCCTGTTTCGGGCCCGCCTATGAGTTCGCCTTTATTCTCAACCGGGATCTGCGGCGTCGCAAGCTGCGCAACAAGGTGCCCCTGACCTTTGTCACCAGCGAACCTTACATCGGTCACATGGGTCTGGGCGGTGTCGGCGATTCCAAATCGATGCTTGAGAGCGAATTTCGCAGCAACGACATCAAGTGGATCACCAATGCCAAAGTCACCAAAGTGGAAGCGGGCAAGATGTTCGTGACCGAAGTCGATGACAGCGGCAATGTGAAAAAGGAGCACGAGTTGCCGTTCAAGTTCAGCATGATGCTTCCGGCGTTCAAGGGGGTGGATCCGGTGGCGGCGGTGGAAGGGCTGTGCAACCCGCGCGGCTTCGTTCTGATAGACGAATTCCAGCGGAGCAGGAAATATACGAATATTTTTTCAGCCGGCGTGTGCGTGGCTATCCCGCCGGTGGAAGTCACCCCGGTGGCAACGGGTGCGCCCAAGACGGGCTACATGATCGAGACCATGGTCGGCGCCATCGTGCACAACATCTCAGCGGACCTGGCCGGCCAGCCCGCCACCACAAAAGCCAGCTGGAACGCCGTCTGCCTGGCCGACATGGGTGACACCGGTGCCGCCTTCGTGGCGCTGCCGCAGATTCCGCCGCGCAACGTCAACTGGTTCAAGAAGGGCAAGTGGGTGCACGTGGCCAAGATCGCCTTCGAGAAATATTTCTTGTACAAAATGAAGAATGGAAGCTCCGAGCCGATTTACGAAAAATACATGCTCAAGGCGCTTGGCATAGAGCGACTCGAGAAGTGA
- a CDS encoding acyl-CoA dehydrogenase family protein, protein MDFDLSPRAQDLCRRLEDFMAHYVLPYNAAWHQAVAEGLYPPPFLEDLKTLAREQGLWNLFLPGLREDEPGTRLGNLDYAPLAEIMGRLPWASEVFNCSAPDTGNIELLHRFATPAQRAQWLGPLLHGTMRSAFAMSEPDVASSDPTNLQTTLRHDGDALVLNGRKWFITGAAHPHCRLLIVMCESGGDGGEVPQHGRHSLVLVPMDTPGLRLVRNIAIMQHHAPEGHCEIVLQNVRVPAANLLGAEGEGFAMAQARLGPGRIHHCMRTIGQCELALALACERTLERRAFGKYLADFSNVQEWIAESRLEIDQARLLVLRAAWALDQGAHADLSAQSRADVAGIKVVAARLQTRVVDRAMQVFGAMGLSPDTPLAYFWTWGRALHLMDGPDEVHLRSVARHELARARARRGATAAYFTTPEQLLAPPRIR, encoded by the coding sequence ATGGACTTCGACCTTTCCCCGCGCGCCCAGGACCTGTGCCGGCGTCTTGAAGACTTCATGGCGCACTACGTGCTGCCTTACAACGCCGCCTGGCACCAAGCGGTGGCCGAGGGGCTGTACCCGCCCCCGTTTCTCGAAGACCTGAAGACACTGGCGCGCGAGCAGGGGCTGTGGAACCTGTTTCTGCCGGGACTGCGCGAGGACGAGCCCGGCACACGCCTGGGCAACCTCGACTACGCGCCGCTGGCCGAGATCATGGGCCGCCTGCCATGGGCCTCCGAGGTGTTCAACTGCAGCGCACCCGACACCGGCAACATCGAGTTGCTGCACCGCTTCGCCACGCCGGCGCAGCGTGCGCAATGGCTGGGCCCGCTGCTGCACGGCACGATGCGCTCGGCCTTCGCCATGTCCGAGCCCGACGTGGCCTCGTCCGACCCGACCAACCTGCAGACCACGCTGCGCCATGATGGCGATGCGCTGGTGCTCAATGGCCGCAAATGGTTCATCACCGGCGCCGCGCATCCGCACTGCAGGCTGCTGATCGTGATGTGCGAGAGCGGCGGCGACGGCGGCGAAGTGCCACAGCACGGCCGGCACAGCCTGGTGCTGGTGCCGATGGACACGCCCGGCCTGCGCCTGGTGCGCAACATTGCCATCATGCAGCACCACGCGCCCGAAGGGCATTGCGAAATCGTGCTGCAGAACGTGCGTGTGCCGGCCGCGAACCTGCTGGGAGCCGAAGGCGAGGGGTTCGCGATGGCGCAGGCACGGCTCGGGCCGGGCCGCATCCACCACTGCATGCGCACCATCGGCCAGTGCGAGCTCGCGCTGGCGCTGGCCTGCGAGCGCACGCTCGAGCGCCGCGCCTTCGGCAAGTACCTGGCCGATTTTTCCAACGTGCAGGAGTGGATCGCCGAGTCGCGCCTGGAGATCGACCAGGCGCGGCTGCTGGTGCTGCGCGCCGCGTGGGCGCTGGACCAGGGCGCCCATGCGGACCTGAGCGCGCAAAGCCGGGCCGACGTGGCCGGCATCAAGGTGGTGGCGGCGCGGCTGCAAACCCGCGTGGTGGACCGTGCCATGCAGGTGTTCGGCGCCATGGGCCTGTCGCCCGACACCCCGCTGGCGTATTTCTGGACTTGGGGCCGTGCCCTGCACCTGATGGACGGGCCCGACGAGGTGCACCTGCGCAGCGTGGCGCGGCACGAGCTGGCCCGGGCGCGTGCACGCCGCGGCGCGACGGCCGCCTACTTCACCACGCCCGAGCAGCTGCTGGCGCCGCCGCGCATCCGCTGA
- the ubiD gene encoding 4-hydroxy-3-polyprenylbenzoate decarboxylase, which translates to MPYRDLRDFMAQLEQGGELRRIAEPVSPYLEMTALCDRVLRAGGPALLFEQPTGHSMPVLGNLFGTPARVARAMGVGSLAELRVFGHVLAALREPEAPQGLKDMLGLGRLLKTLWHMAPRERSSAPCQEVVWEGQDVDLTRLPVQHCWPGDVAPLITWGLVITQGPHKARQNLGIYRQQVLSRNQLVMRWLAHRGGALDFRDHCAAHPGQPYPVAVALGADPATILGAVTPVPDSLSEYQFAGLLRGARTEVVKALGVPLRVPASAEIVLEGHIYPDALHASGYQHALEGPYGDHTGYYNEQAEFPVFTVDRITMRREPIYHSTYTGKPPDEPAVLGMALNELFIPLLQRQFPEITDFYLPPEGCSYRMAVVRIRKAYPGHARRVMMGVWSHLRQFMYTKFIIVVDDDVNVRDWREVIWAITTRMDPVRDTMMVENTPIDYLDFASPVSGLGSKMGLDATNKWPGETQREWGRTIAMDANVTARMDSLFVALGL; encoded by the coding sequence ATGCCCTACCGTGACCTGCGCGACTTCATGGCCCAGCTGGAGCAGGGCGGCGAGCTGCGCCGCATCGCCGAGCCCGTCTCGCCCTACCTGGAGATGACCGCGCTGTGCGATCGCGTGCTGCGCGCGGGCGGCCCGGCGCTGCTGTTCGAGCAGCCCACGGGCCACAGCATGCCCGTGCTGGGCAACCTGTTCGGCACGCCGGCGCGGGTGGCGCGCGCCATGGGCGTGGGCAGCCTCGCCGAGCTGCGCGTATTTGGCCATGTACTGGCGGCGCTCAGGGAGCCGGAGGCGCCGCAAGGCCTCAAGGACATGCTCGGTCTGGGTCGCCTGCTCAAGACCCTGTGGCACATGGCGCCCAGGGAGCGTAGTTCGGCACCGTGCCAGGAGGTGGTGTGGGAAGGCCAGGACGTGGATTTGACGCGTCTGCCGGTGCAGCACTGCTGGCCCGGCGACGTCGCGCCGCTCATCACCTGGGGCCTGGTTATCACGCAGGGACCGCACAAGGCGCGGCAAAACCTGGGCATCTATCGCCAGCAAGTCCTCTCACGCAACCAGCTCGTCATGCGCTGGCTCGCGCACCGCGGCGGCGCGCTGGATTTCCGCGATCACTGCGCCGCGCACCCCGGCCAGCCTTATCCGGTCGCCGTGGCGCTGGGCGCCGATCCGGCCACCATCCTGGGCGCGGTCACGCCCGTGCCCGACAGCCTGTCTGAATACCAGTTTGCCGGCCTGCTGCGCGGCGCCCGCACCGAGGTGGTGAAAGCGCTGGGCGTGCCGCTGCGCGTGCCGGCCTCGGCAGAGATCGTGCTCGAAGGCCACATCTACCCCGACGCCCTTCACGCCAGCGGCTACCAGCACGCGCTGGAAGGCCCGTATGGCGACCACACCGGCTACTACAACGAGCAGGCCGAGTTCCCGGTGTTCACCGTGGACCGCATCACCATGCGCCGCGAGCCGATTTACCACTCCACCTACACTGGCAAGCCGCCCGATGAGCCGGCCGTGCTGGGCATGGCGCTGAACGAGTTGTTCATTCCGCTGCTGCAGCGCCAGTTCCCGGAAATCACCGACTTTTATCTGCCGCCCGAAGGCTGCAGTTACCGCATGGCCGTGGTGCGAATCAGAAAGGCCTACCCCGGCCACGCCCGCCGCGTGATGATGGGCGTATGGAGCCACCTGCGCCAGTTCATGTACACCAAGTTCATCATCGTGGTCGATGACGACGTCAACGTGCGCGACTGGCGCGAAGTGATCTGGGCCATCACCACCCGCATGGACCCGGTGCGCGACACCATGATGGTTGAAAACACCCCCATCGACTACCTCGACTTTGCCTCGCCCGTCAGCGGCCTGGGCAGCAAGATGGGGCTCGACGCCACGAACAAATGGCCCGGCGAAACGCAGCGCGAGTGGGGCCGCACGATCGCCATGGACGCGAATGTGACAGCGCGCATGGACAGCCTGTTTGTCGCGCTCGGACTGTAA
- a CDS encoding UbiX family flavin prenyltransferase: MSPASLPRRFIIAISGASGAVYGVRLLQVLQRTPGVESHLVVSETGWRTLQHELAMERTAVQALAHQVHDVSNVGAAIASGSFQCAGMVVAPCSMRTLAAVAHGLADNLLTRAADVMLKERRRLVLMVRETPLHLGHLRNMVSVTEMGGIVCPPLPAFYLRPASVAEIVDHSVARVLDLLDVPHHLAPRWEGLAAPAPDIPGLL; the protein is encoded by the coding sequence GTGAGTCCTGCGTCGCTGCCGCGCCGCTTCATCATCGCCATCTCGGGCGCCAGCGGTGCCGTGTATGGCGTGCGCCTGCTGCAGGTACTGCAGCGCACACCGGGCGTGGAATCGCATCTGGTTGTGTCGGAGACGGGCTGGCGTACCTTGCAGCACGAACTGGCCATGGAGCGCACTGCCGTGCAGGCGCTGGCACACCAGGTGCACGACGTGAGCAACGTGGGTGCAGCCATTGCCAGCGGCTCGTTTCAGTGTGCCGGCATGGTGGTGGCGCCATGCTCCATGCGCACGCTGGCGGCGGTGGCGCACGGCCTGGCTGACAACCTGCTCACACGCGCCGCCGACGTGATGCTGAAAGAGCGCCGCCGCCTTGTGCTCATGGTGCGCGAGACGCCGCTGCACCTGGGCCATCTGCGCAACATGGTCAGCGTGACCGAGATGGGCGGCATCGTCTGCCCGCCGCTGCCCGCGTTCTACCTGCGGCCTGCGAGCGTGGCAGAGATCGTGGACCACAGCGTGGCGCGCGTGCTCGACCTGCTGGACGTTCCGCACCACCTCGCGCCGCGCTGGGAGGGTCTGGCGGCGCCGGCCCCCGATATCCCCGGATTGCTATGA
- a CDS encoding putative zinc-binding protein: MNREQDPRPLVYSCSGCSSAAQLANHVAVRLDRTGLAEMSCIAGVGGDVKALVKTARSGRPIIALDGCPLVCVKSSLARHGIVADRHYQLQQYGVKKRQHEDFDPGQARVVLARVTQDLQQTPLGARPAAAPADTSPAVLPPGPQAANDPCAPDAATR; this comes from the coding sequence ATGAATCGCGAACAAGATCCCCGTCCGCTGGTGTATTCCTGCTCCGGCTGCTCCAGCGCCGCGCAGCTGGCCAACCATGTGGCGGTGCGGCTCGACCGCACGGGCCTCGCCGAAATGTCGTGCATCGCCGGCGTCGGTGGCGACGTCAAGGCGCTGGTGAAAACCGCGCGTTCGGGGCGCCCGATCATTGCGCTGGACGGCTGCCCGCTGGTGTGCGTCAAGAGCAGTCTGGCGCGCCACGGCATCGTCGCCGACCGGCACTACCAGCTGCAGCAGTACGGCGTCAAGAAGCGCCAGCACGAAGACTTCGACCCCGGGCAGGCGCGCGTCGTGCTGGCGCGCGTGACGCAGGATCTGCAGCAGACGCCACTGGGCGCGCGGCCTGCTGCGGCCCCGGCGGATACGAGCCCGGCCGTCCTGCCGCCTGGACCCCAAGCCGCCAACGACCCGTGCGCGCCGGACGCTGCGACCCGATGA
- the ubiT gene encoding ubiquinone anaerobic biosynthesis accessory factor UbiT, giving the protein MNNKPSSFLLPGPVGAVLVRLPPYPGSVLLVAALNAGLARQLPPDVGERLLHKRLRIHVRDARVTFDFTWNGRGFAARVPQDSVDLCISASAHDFVRLAQRQEDPDTLFFSRRLSMEGDTELGLVVKNTLDALELPVLDLAQLAPRQLLARLAALRPGRSSQSPPAGGFHSGAPHPGASP; this is encoded by the coding sequence ATGAACAACAAGCCGTCTTCCTTCCTGTTGCCCGGGCCGGTCGGTGCCGTGCTGGTGCGACTGCCGCCCTATCCGGGCTCGGTGCTACTGGTCGCGGCACTCAATGCCGGCCTGGCGCGCCAGTTGCCGCCGGATGTGGGCGAGCGGCTGCTGCACAAGCGCCTGCGCATTCATGTGCGTGATGCGCGCGTGACCTTTGACTTCACCTGGAACGGGCGCGGCTTTGCCGCCCGCGTGCCGCAGGACAGCGTCGACCTGTGCATCAGCGCCAGTGCCCACGACTTCGTACGCCTGGCGCAGCGGCAGGAAGACCCCGACACGCTGTTTTTCAGCCGCCGCCTGTCGATGGAAGGCGACACCGAGCTCGGGCTGGTGGTCAAGAACACACTCGACGCGCTGGAGTTGCCCGTGCTGGACCTGGCGCAGCTGGCGCCGCGCCAGTTGCTGGCGCGCCTGGCAGCGCTGCGGCCCGGCCGCTCGTCCCAGTCACCGCCCGCCGGCGGCTTCCATTCCGGCGCACCCCACCCCGGAGCTTCGCCATGA